The Asterias amurensis chromosome 16, ASM3211899v1 genomic sequence AGATAGCTCTGTGATCTGACTGTCATCATTTGCTACAAAATAACTgaacattttcatttcatattgTGCGTTGTTTGGAGACTGCTTCGTACATGTTATGCGCATTAACGATCGATAAGATAGTGAAAAGACTGGGTTTGTTTTATCCTTTTGTTCGAAGTGCTTTTAACGCCTAGGTGGAATAAACCATAGTTTAGTATTTTGGTCCGTATTGTGAGCTGTTTCAGCTGTCTGGGACGGATATTTCCGCAGAGATTTTATGATAATTTTGTAAGGGGTGAACTTTTTTGTATGAAACATTGGTCTGTCTTTTAACATTCGTATTTTAATTTGGGAAAATAATATTGTAAACGAATTTTGCAGTTTGGTGTATGCTTTCAAGGTATCTATAGTTTTATGGATGTAGCGGGTGAAACCTTTTTAAGAAGCAAACCATGGGATCCAGTCCACTGTGCGAAATTATTGCATCGTACCACAACCGAGTTGATGAAATTTCACATGGAACCTTCCATTTGTATTGTGAAGGTTTATTTGCATTGGTAATGGCATTGGTATTGTTAACATTACTAACGCCACATTGAGTTCGTATTCGTTCATGGAACAAGCATTCATCAAATGTTATTAATCAGGCGTCATTTTAGATACTCGCCAAAGTCTCGCCAACcaaattcaaaaatatttttcttgTATTGAGATCTTATGAGAATAAACGAGAGACCGGGAAACATTGGCTCCGAAATGAGCGTGAGAACTGGGTAGCAAAGGGAAAGTCTGGCGGTCGAAGTTGTCCAAAATCCCGAGCGAGCCATCGGTTGACTACCGGTGTTTGCACCGACATCTTTCGCCGGGGCTTCGCTTCAAAAACACCGTCGGTGAATACGTGGTTTAATGAGGCGAAGGGAACATCGTTTGTTGGGTAATGATGCATGGGTTCAGGGTAGTTTCTTCCGCCTGATGAGGGTCCAGGCTCTGTCATGGTATTGTCCCGGAGCGGCCGTTGAACTTCTCTTCTGTTGGCAGAAAAATACTGATTCATATTGGGTTTGCTGCTGATGTATTGTTGAGAGTTAGTGAGATATAAAATGCACTGGGGGCATTGTTATGTTTGCGGATGTTACTAATATAAGGGCTTTGTTAGATTGCATTGAGTGTCTCAGACTGCATGTTGACAATACCTCATTCACAACTTCCAATTCATATctgatgtgtacatgtagtggaAATGGTTGATACAATGACATTATACAAACATAATAATGTTACTTTACTGTTAGTCAGAGTGCTGTACTTTTTTTCATTTGCCAAGCACCCGACTAATAAGACCACCCACCGCCTAGTATCAATAATGTGCAAAGCCCAACCTTCATGTGCTTTGTGGTCCTCACCACATTTTGCTGTGGTTCGTTTTGCAAAAGTTTAAGGAAAAATTACACATAAACTACTCCATCAATTATCTTTTCCTGCATTAGGTAAACCCTGAAGCTCATTTGAAAATTGGATAAACATATTTACTTTGATAATACGGCGGCCTATGCTTCGGGCTATATACAAATTAAGGttgttatttttcattttcagtTCTGTTCAGAATACGAAATGGAGCATGGCTTTCAACATTCCCTTTTGAAACTTTTTCAATCACAATTTCAGAGTTTGAAGCTAAAGGGGCTTTATCATGCGTATTTTGAATGTAGTCAACAGAGCGTTTATTTAGGCATGAAACACATTTAGTTCTAATGTGTATAAAGTACCAGTTGAATGGAACCAGCTGCCGTGACGTACAACCCAAGTCATCCATCTTGGGTTGATCCTTGAGCCCTGGTCACCAGAAAAATGTCAAACAGTTCCATTTCAACCGCGACTAGTTTGGAGCTTGTTCTTAGACTACATTGTGTTTGATTCATCACAGTTAAGTACGCCATGCGAatcatatacaaacaaaatattattgttaacaaaatgtTGTAAATACTTTTTGGGTGATATTAGAAACTGAAGAGAAAACAAGCTCGTAATTTGAGGGAAACTGTTGAACTCAAGTGATTGAAAAACTCTTAccagaaaaaaacatcaaattgtTGTTTTGCGTCTTGGTGTTGAATACTTACTACTAGCCTAATAATATTAAGTCTCGGTTGGTGTctcgggcccaatttcaatcacactaagttgctaagcacagaatagtattgcttaggcAGAAACAGGTTGCCAGTAAAAAATAACACTACGTTTGTGTTGTTGTGGCTGCGCTAGTGCCCGGAAATTTGTCAAgctgtattttctgcttagcagctttatgaaattggtccctgtaTCACAGAGCTGTGGGTGATAGGAAAGTGCACAATCGATCTGTCTCGTGTTTATTTTTCTAATCAATTTGCAATTTCTCTGCGTGAGTTTTGATTAAGAAAATTAATAGTTATACAGCTTGTAGATGGAGTTGTTATAAGCACGGCTGTTTATCGATCCGAAGATTGTGTATGTTGAATACATCATCTTAGAAAACGTCTTAAGGGATTACTCATGAAGACATAGGTTAGCGTGCCGAGGTAGGAGATAGATGTCTTAATGTTTTACTCATCAAATGcttcaaaaatgtattttatttgccTTTCGACTGCTGGTATAAATGCCTAATCTGTTTGGGTGATTCATACGAGAGAGCAGAAAACCATTTGCGTTTTCCTTGCCACGTTAATAAGAAGCTATTCCAATATTGTaatgttgatatttttgtttgtttttacagatgATCACTACACGCAACCTTATGAGGCAGTCAGTGAGCAGGCAGTGTGGTTCCGAGCTGCGGTGATTGCAGTTCCCATCGCTGGGGCTTGTATCTTAATTGGGCTCATCTTAATTGCTGCACGCATGCTCAGAAGCGAAGATAAACAATTCACCAAACTAAACGTGGATGTTCGACAGAGGGCGATATTACGGACTCACAACGCACATAATACGACTATTCAGAGAGCACCGCAGTTTCTCGATAATTCTCGCTTGAAAAACATCAACATCACGGGAAATAAACTTGTGGATCCGTTCAATGGGAGACAACACAACAATAAGATAAACAACATGAACAATATGGCGAAGGTTACCAACGAACTTTTGCATCACCAACGATGTGTCAACGAGTGCCCCAGACTAATTCCAACACAACACTGTGGGAAAATGTACAGGGAAAACTTTGATGTTGTATAGCACCAAGACGACTTCTTCATCAACTCACCTGAGTCACCTGATATTATTGACTTAACATTGAATGTAATTTTACCGTGTATTTTTGTATATCATTATGTATAGTGTACAGTATCAAATAGAGAAAAAACTATGTACATAAGTGCGCTTCATATTGTTCTAAAATATCCTTAAAGgttgttataataattatactGTTGTTGAAAATATAGTTATTAATGGTGAGACGATATTTactttaaaagtgttggaaaaatgTACTTTCATGACACGGTTTTGTAGAGTTTCCATGAGGAATAATTTGCTTATTTTTTGTGATTGTGGTGAAAGTCATGACACTCTAAATTCAGTTTGTAAGAAATTTGAATTGTTAAGTTGGTCATtacttaacttttttatttgattgtgcTTGTGGGACCTCAGATTGCACTTGGGTTTTAAATACATAGGGAATCATTTATTAATTAACAAAGGcaaggtatacttttggtagttgACAAAGACCAATATTACACTTGGTGTAGGGCCTATCCGAGCATGCATACAACACAAataattgtgaaaatttggtcttaAATTATATTCAAAGTAGCAAGAAAAGGCACCCTTGTTGCTTACTTCAGTGCTTTTAGAAGGCTTCATGCCCGaagccgtttttttttttttaaacttccgCGGTGAAGATTTACCTCTTTCTTtttaactacattacttcaaagggggttgtttttattattgtttataatatcaacagatatccactgctctttaccaagtgataGTGTTTAACTGTTTGAGttttattaccaaaagtatacactcCCTTTAGGGCAGTGCATTTAAAAGATGCCTGGACATCATCTCACGGGAGCATTTTATTTGTAAGTAAAACATAGTGAACGGCATCTAGcaagtatttattttaaaagaaaacaataatagGAAATTATTTGAGTCAGTAGTTCGAAAAGTATACGGTAATATTTTGTGACTGGCTTTCACTTTCTAGCTCAGTATAATGGCCGTTGAACAGATCCTTCAAGGATTGTGTCCATTTTAGTAAATACATTTAAGACAATTTATTCAAAGATCACAGCACTCTTATCTTGAGGAGAAAGAAACAACACTAACAACTATTCTAGATTTCGAATTGTAgaaatgttgttgttgctttggGTTATTGATCATATTAAGTTGCAACAAGCAGGATGATATTTTAGTATGATGACCGATTTGTTTTACCCTTCGAAAAACCAGCAAAATTATTAAATCTTAAAGAGTCTATTCAAGccaatgtcaaaggtcacatgtGTGCCAGGACTGGTGGCCTGGCCTACTCAATGTTCCTATTTTTCTAAGAGCTAGGTATCATTTGCGAAAAATGCACATAAATAAATGGTTTTCGATTTGCTCAATCGCACTTATCTCACATAATAAGTTACTTTTTAGGGCCGTATGTGAATTAGTGGCTGGTCTCAGCtgcggctacgactgttgctaagggtgttgctaaggatgtacTGTCATTCAATGCATGATTATGCTtgaatctagccgtagctgtagccactaGTTCAGACATGGCAGTCATTctaatgttttataataaaacaaacagttaTATGATATATCCAGCTTTTTGCAATTGTTTGCAAACGGTGCTTTCTTGTGAGTCAATGGTATTAAACTAATACACTCCTATAGGGCAgaattcaattcacaattccAACCCGGTTCCAAACCATTGATTGGACCACACTGGTATCTATGCAGGCATGTAAATTTTAATTAACCTAAAGTTTGTAGTTTGGATGCAAATCCAAAGACGCTTTCATCATTTCATAAAGGAATCGTAAGTAAAACAACTgagtaattaattaattaattacaaatgtAGTGATAAAAACATTCACGCTGTAACTTGCCTCCATTGAAATACTTAGGAGTTTGGAGATGACTGCATCTTATATAAATTATAAGCCATAGTGCTAATACTGCTTCCAATTAAATGACCCTTATTAGTTTTGATTGAGAAATGTTCCCGGCTAACTTGCATCAGGTTCTTGGCTGCGTGTTCTTGACTGAACTCCAAACACGAAACACTAATCTTTCATATCGACACACTTTTTTAATGACAGTGGAGATGGATCTAGAAATGTTTACATGTTATTTGGATTATTTTTTactaaataattgttaaaacaaGACAATGATAGTGAATGAAATTAAGCTTCTAAGtaaatgtcattgttttccCTAATTCGGACTATTATCAGTCAGTGTAGGTctcattttgttgttatttttatgcatctCATGCACAGTAATGAAACATTTTAAAGAGGTAAACAAATTACTCGCCTAAGGAATAAAATGGGACACACTTTGTCTTGTCCTCTCCTTGTTCTCACCAGTTCGAATGAATCGAGAAGCCGTGTtgttataataacaaatatgtCTGACAATAAATATTATTGACAACTTATTCTGGTGTTTTAGGACTCATTGTCTGTGCCGTTTGTTTATCGAATCGTGTTTGATACTGGGGTTGGTTTTGAAACAACAACTACATCTTTTGGTTCAATTTGATAAAGAAACACCAATCTAAGAAGTGGCAAATTGTTCAGAACAGCCATCGTGTTCCCGAGCCAAGGCCTATAAAGTAGAAGGGCCACACACAAGTTGCTGAGCAAGGCACCCTCGGCCTAAAAAGAATTGCACATTATTGAATTGTCCGATCACGTGCTGAGCATGGTCCCGTTGTTTCTTCGTTGTGTTACCTCAAATTTGGCAGCATGGTGACGTCATTTCAATGTCCAGTTGTGAACATAATCATCACACAAAAATTATGGCGCTTTGATGAATTTGGGCAAGCCGTCATAAATTCACTGTGGGCAGCAGGTTTCCTCTCTGGTTGTTTCCGAAGTGCGCCCTCATGTGTTCACTTAAAAACAGTTATACATGGAGGTAGTTTTGATGTCAATTCCGTTTCCCCAAATTCCACCTAAAATCGTCCGTTGGCGACAAAATATGACGTTTTACGGATTATCTGGCTGTTCATTAAAGGCAGAAGTATCACTGGATGTTATAAAGGTATGTTTTTAGATTGATAAAGGTGGGGTTTTTCGGTTTTCTATGTAACGTTGTCCATAATTTAAACTTGAGGATGTATTGTACTGGTACTAGTGGTAGGCGAATGGCAAACCTCTAGTCTACGCCTAGTTCGAGTAGGCAATCTACATACATAAATAtaagtataaaaacaaaagtaaacttgcaggtacaacccaATCCAATCCAATGTAATATTAAATCTCTTTCGTCTTTCCTTGAGTTGAGCCTCAGCTCAACAAATCAAATTGAGCCTTGCTTGACGAGCGAGGGCGAGGccgagggagtgttggctctgctGATCGGACTCTTGCTTGAGTagtgagggagtgttggctctgccTCTGCTGATCTGACTGCTTCTTGCGGTTCCCTTCTTGCTTTAAGCcatccatggaggaagaaatagaccTACTGTTCAGAATGTCGAGAagaaactggctcttttcagagccaacactcccttaCTCTAAAGAGATTAAATATcccgaatagcaaaatatcaagagagggcgctgttaaacCCACGCAAAGATATAATAGGCCATGCGTGCGCACGTTGTGCATGACAACACACACTGCGGTAGCAAATGCCCCATCTGCCTACCCATAATGCTTTTGGGTTCTGGATCACGATAAACCATTGttatgcaaagcttcaaacatcactcaTCCTCTGAATGTACACATGTCTGCGTAAAAATGTAAGACCGAAACTGATGTGTGTACTGGATCTGTCATGGGCTTACATGTATGGGCAAACTGTACTTGCTACTTGTCTGTGACATTCAAATTATATCAATTGAGTTTTGTTCTGAAgcatactgggcccaatttcatagagctgctaagcacaaaaatttgctaagcatgaaattttcttccttgataaaaacaggattaccagccaaatttccacgtgattttcattttccacgtgattttaacagctgaataccagtaacaagcaatatgcaacaaatggaaatttggatggtaatcctatttttatcaaggaagaaatttcatgcttagcaaatttttgtgcttagcagctctatgaaattgggccctgttctttgCTTCATAGATGAGTACCGGTAAAAACCTTGACCCTGTCCTCTTCACAGTTTGGTCCTGATTGTCATGAAAGCAGCAAAATCAACTGCAGTCATGATAGAAGAAGATCATTGTATTGCAGGGGCTTCCTGTATACGATGAGTTAGCCCAGAAATCATGGCTTTTATGTCACTGCGCGGGATGTAAACAACCCTAAGAGATGAAGTAACATTGTCAACTTACCCAACATCAGATCTTCCATCCTTCAGACAACAAACGTGGACAGTTCAAGCTTTACCGGTAAGTTGTAGTTTGTACATGATGTACTTGTAAATACAAAAAGTTTGTCCTTTTGGGTCAATTTTACAAGGTACAAAAACATGTTATGTTGCAAGGTCCATAAATACTTATTGTGACCCCAAAATGTTTCAATAAACACTACCTGAATTCACAGGTCATGATGATTAAATCACTTGAATCCACTTTCGTCTGAGCATCCTGGCATAAAATAAATTCTGGCCATTAAACAAACTAAAGGAGCACTCTTGTTCACTTcggatattttgttttatgtatggTTTTACTGGGTCATCGTACATCGAAAACTGCACAAAGTCAAACTCTGGGGGCGCCGCTGTAGGCAATAAAGATTGGTCTAATTAGTAAGCAAGGTTTGCATGACTAGGCCCCCCCCCTTACAAATTCTTATTTGTGAGTattggtggctctgagaagagccagtTTATTCTGCTATACGTTCTGATCAGTGTGCTCTCTCACCTTCTTCTGGAgaatatgttttaaaaactttttatgTTCCAAAATGTAAATACGAGAAGTGTACAGTCGTACTTGTACGATTGGTTTCAAAGCAAGTTCGTCTAATTTGCCAAGTTTGACAGTACCACTACCACCTCCACCAGTACCACGTATTTAACGGGATACGGAAGTTATTGGCTTAGAATCTACATATAGAAGGGTGTGTTATGTTATAGGTAACATGCCTGGAATTGCACAGGAAGGTCATGGGGGCGATGGGCATGGTCCCTCTTCAAACTTTCCTAGATGGAAATTCCCTTTGAAAAATGAGAATGGACAAACTGTTGGATGAGCAATTGTTCTTAGAGTAAAGTTTGATCAATTGATGTTggtttaaatgcagtggacactattggaaattactcaatataattgtaagcataaaaacttacttggtaacaagcaatagagagctgttgatataacaTTGTGAATAACGACTCCCTCTCAAagtgaagtaacatggtttcgaagaccaattgagttcaaattttcacaggtttattattttatgcatacatgtacgttgagatacaccaagtgagaagactggtctttgacaattaccaatagtgtccatgtctttaagagTCCTGCTAACATGGCCATGCTTGCTTACCAACATGGCCATGCTTGCTTACCAACATGGCCAGTTTGAATCAGTGACCGAACTTATGTTCATCTGTCCTCAGTAATCTTTCCATAAAtgacattaaacaaaaaaaagagcAGAAGCCAAATCCAATGTGTactaaagtttatttttaaaatgactttggTTAGGACTGATTGTTGAGGGAGGACAAAACTGTTTCGTTTATTCAAAGGCTTTTGAGTAAACTTGATCTTGGCTTGTTCTATTATCTTTGTTGTTTTAACAGAATGATCTTTAGATCCcaattgttaatgtttttatatatatatatatttttttctcggCAGATGAACTTGTACGATTGGATTCAAAGCAAGTCCGTGCCAACATCTGAGAAAGTTAACTGAAACTCTGCCGGAGGACTGAGAGTGAAGATGATGGAAAGACAGAGTCAGATTATTTTAAGGAGCTCACCTGTTAGTGATGAAGCTGTGAGATGAGGCAGAAGTTGCTCAAGACTCTTGATTAGAATGGAACCAGTTGATGGAAAGACATCACCAGAGATGGATGACAAAACTATTACCATGTTTACAggtaaaaacattaatttttctCTTTTGAGAAACATACACACGTTCtctctttaaaggtactggatactatctttggtaattattcaaaataattggtagcataacgagtaatggagagctgttgattatgagaaatgactccctctaaagtaacatagttggtgagaaagaggtaatttatcactcacataataaaagactttaggcctgtaGCTTTCTTATTAGGCATCTAAAAGTttatattattctcttgcaactttggtgaccaattgagtcaaaatgttcacagatttgttattttatacataatatgTTGGAGtagaagtgagaatactggtctgtgacaattaccaaacaagtccagccgtcgatttcacaaaactcttcctaagttaagactaatcttaggacttaggacgagtcccaaccctgcactgtagcatgcagactttaagattaatcctaagttaagacgagttactcgttctaattcaagataagacgagtcctaactctttgtgaatcgaccccagtgccttttcttattaaaatttga encodes the following:
- the LOC139949079 gene encoding BMP and activin membrane-bound inhibitor homolog, translated to MAKDMNTLRAVYTVFLYTCSFLCTIRVVCGQFHCYCNSPRCASYNYMCESQLGCYSQLVDSDVESDDPYLHGCIESITMEKCEEIARANESTSTPAPETESARFQELACCFESMCNNVDGSKVRTGQNRPNQEYKLIDDHYTQPYEAVSEQAVWFRAAVIAVPIAGACILIGLILIAARMLRSEDKQFTKLNVDVRQRAILRTHNAHNTTIQRAPQFLDNSRLKNINITGNKLVDPFNGRQHNNKINNMNNMAKVTNELLHHQRCVNECPRLIPTQHCGKMYRENFDVV